A section of the Clostridium felsineum DSM 794 genome encodes:
- a CDS encoding glycoside hydrolase family 57 protein, producing the protein MKKGYVNFVLHSHMPFIRHPEIKDALEERWLFEAISECYIPLIEIYDNLLKDNIKFRMTMSITPPLMSMLQDEYLNSRYLNYLKKTIELSEKEIVRTKNNKDENKVALFYNERAENTLKIYEKYDYNLMNAFKKYDKLGCVEIITCSATHALLPLILVNREAVKAQIATGVQSYVDTMGHEPNGIWLPECAYAYGIDSMLKECGIKYFISESTAINYASPKPRYGTNAPIVTPSGVCAFGRDMDSSYQVWSDFMGYPGDFNYREFYRDIGFELPMDYIAPYINENGIRIDTGFKYYRITGTGENKEIYNRENAMNKVWEHASHFANCRHEQINAASFSMDKPPIITCPYDTELYGHWWFEGPDFINAFIRKSAEEWTEYELITPTEYLKQNPVVQCSSPSPSSWGENGDYSVWINPSNHWVYRDIHKCEEAMVRIANTYTEPSDLQRRVLNQASRELMLAEASDWSFIIKNNTTVDYAIKRINTHIERFMRLYEDITKNTIEVSELEKMESTDNIFPKINYKIYANN; encoded by the coding sequence TTGAAAAAGGGATATGTTAATTTCGTTTTACACAGCCATATGCCATTTATAAGACATCCAGAAATAAAGGATGCACTTGAGGAAAGATGGCTTTTTGAAGCTATAAGTGAGTGCTATATTCCACTGATTGAAATATATGATAACCTTTTGAAGGATAATATAAAATTTAGAATGACGATGTCTATAACACCGCCACTTATGTCAATGCTTCAAGATGAATATTTAAATTCTAGATATTTAAATTATTTAAAGAAAACTATAGAACTTTCGGAGAAAGAAATAGTAAGAACAAAAAATAATAAGGACGAAAATAAAGTAGCACTTTTTTATAATGAAAGAGCTGAAAATACCCTTAAAATATATGAAAAGTATGATTATAATTTAATGAATGCGTTTAAAAAGTATGATAAGTTGGGTTGTGTTGAAATAATAACTTGTTCAGCAACACATGCACTGCTTCCTCTTATTTTAGTCAATAGAGAAGCTGTTAAAGCACAGATAGCTACAGGAGTTCAATCTTATGTAGATACTATGGGGCACGAACCAAATGGGATATGGCTTCCTGAATGTGCATATGCTTATGGGATTGATAGCATGCTTAAAGAATGTGGAATAAAGTATTTTATTTCTGAAAGTACAGCAATTAATTATGCCTCTCCAAAACCTAGGTATGGAACTAATGCACCTATTGTAACACCAAGTGGAGTATGTGCTTTTGGTAGGGATATGGATTCCTCTTATCAGGTATGGAGCGATTTTATGGGATATCCGGGAGACTTTAATTATAGGGAATTTTATAGAGATATAGGTTTTGAATTACCGATGGACTATATAGCACCATATATAAATGAAAATGGAATAAGAATTGATACAGGATTTAAGTATTATAGAATAACAGGTACTGGAGAAAATAAAGAAATATATAATAGAGAAAATGCTATGAATAAGGTTTGGGAACATGCATCTCATTTTGCTAATTGCAGACATGAGCAAATAAATGCAGCATCATTTAGTATGGATAAACCTCCAATAATAACTTGTCCTTATGATACTGAGTTATATGGACATTGGTGGTTTGAAGGACCTGATTTTATAAATGCATTTATAAGAAAAAGTGCGGAAGAATGGACTGAGTATGAACTTATAACACCTACAGAGTATTTAAAGCAAAATCCTGTAGTTCAATGTAGTAGCCCCAGTCCTTCCAGTTGGGGAGAAAATGGAGATTATTCTGTTTGGATAAATCCATCAAATCACTGGGTATACCGAGATATTCATAAATGTGAAGAGGCAATGGTAAGAATTGCTAATACGTATACTGAACCTTCTGATCTTCAGAGGAGAGTTTTAAATCAGGCGTCAAGAGAACTTATGCTGGCAGAAGCTTCAGATTGGTCTTTTATTATAAAGAATAATACTACTGTTGATTATGCTATAAAAAGAATAAATACTCATATCGAGAGATTTATGAGACTTTATGAGGATATAACCAAAAATACAATAGAAGTAAGTGAACTTGAAAAGATGGAAAGTACAGATAATATATTTCCTAAAATTAACTATAAAATATATGCTAATAATTAA